Genomic window (bacterium):
CCTGGATTGCCATCCGTTCACGGATACTTCGTTCTAATCTTGACATCCCTATCCGTAATTGATTTTGTAGTAATTCTCCAACAGACCTGACACGCCGATTCCCAAGATGGTCAATATCGTCTATTTCCCCTTGTTTTTTAATCAATTTAATCATATATTTGACCGTCTCTACTATATCTTCTTTAGTCAATGTTGTGACTTCTTCTGAAATTGACAGTCCCAATTTTTGATTAATTTTATACCGACCTATCTCGGATAAATCATAGCGAAGTGGGTCAAAGAAGTATCGGTAAAAGGTCTGTTGAGCATTTTCAATATTAGGTGGTTCCCCGATACGCATCAGGTTATGAATTTTAATCAGGGCTTCATCCGTAGAATTGGTATCATCTCGTTCTAATGTATTTAATATAAATGAACTCTCCACATCTAATATCTTTATCTTTTTAATCCGTTGTTTCTTTAAAATATTCAAGAGTGTATTGGTAATCTTCATCCCTGGACGATATACTTCGTTCTCTTCTTTATTTATTACTTGCTGGGCTAATCGAAGTCCAACTAAATTTTCGTTCACTTTATCTATTCGAATTTGATCCGGGAAAAAAAGATTTAGTATATCTTCGATAGTAGAATAACCAATGGCTCGAATAAAGGTAGTTGCAATGATTTTTCTTTTGCGTCCTAATCTTGCAAAGAGAATATTATTAGTGTCTAATTCAAATTCTAACCATGCCCCTCGATAAGGGATAACCCTGGATGAGTATAATCGAGTTGATGGGTCATAGTCAAAATAAACCCCTGGAGAACGGTGCATCTGGCTGACAATGACGCGTTCAGCCCCATTAATAATAAATGTTCCCCGTTCGGTCATTAAAGGAATATCTCGCATAAAGATTTCTTGTTCCTGGATGACACCTGTCTCACGACAGATTAATCGTAATCGGACTCGTAATGGAACTCCATAAGTTATATCTCTATCTCGACATTCTTCCTCCGCATATTTTGGTTCACCAAGACTATAGTCAACGAATTCTAAGACTACTTTTTCATTAAAATCTATAATGGGAAAAGTCTCTAAAAATACCTTTTGTAATCCCTGAGGTTTCCTTTGCTCTGGAGGTACATCCTTTTGCAAAAACCATTCAAAAGAATCCTTTTGAATAGCAATTAATGATGGCACATCTATGACCTCTTTTATTTTTCCAAAAGAAACCCGTTCTTGCTTAAGCATATAATCTCACCTCTTTTATCAGAAATTAGAAATTAGAGGACAGATAACCGTAATTAGAAATCAAATTCAGAGGACAGAAGACAGATAACAGATATAATAGGGAATACCTTAAATACCTGAGCTCTGACTTCTGTCCTCTGTTTCCTATTACTTAATCTCTACCTTCGCTCCTGCGGCTTCTAATTTTTTCTTAATTTCTTCAGCCTCTTCTTTTGGAATACCTTTTTTCACTGGCTGTGGAGCGCCTTCTACTAATTCTTTAGCTTCTTTTAATCCTAAAGAGGTAATAGTTCTAATTTCTTTTATCACCTGGATTTTATTCTCACCAAAACTGGCTAAAACAACATCAAACTCAGTTTTTTCTTCCTTTTCTGCTTCTGGGATGGCTTGTGTTACCGTTGGTCCCATCGCCATAGGAATTGCCGCAGAGACCCCAAATTTATTCTCTAATTCCTTAACTAATTCTGAGAGTTCCAGAACTGTCATATTAGAGATAGCATCAATAATCTCCTCTTTGCTTTTAATAGCAGTTGCCATTTTTTCACCTCCTATATTTTGGTAATTGGTAATTGGTAACTGGTAACTGGTAATTGGTAACTGGTAACTGGTAATTGGTAACTGGTAATTGGTAACTGGTAATTGGTAACTGGTGAATAGTAATTAGTTACCATAGCCCAATTATTACTTTTCAAAACTCAATAAATTCACGTCGTTTGAGTCCTGTTAAATCTAATGTTCCATCTTTTGAATCAGGGATTATTTCCCACTTTTCCATAGTTAATGCGCCAATGACCACATCTATCTTATTTCCATTTATTCTCCCGATGTCATCTATCGGCACTGCCTCCATATCTAATCCTCTGCCTTCAATTTTACCCCATAAAAGACAGAGTTTTTTGACTTCAATTATTCTCCCATCAAATGCAACCTTATACGGCTCCGGGATAATTATTGTCGGGGCACTACCCACAATTTCATTGCAGACATAAGTATGCATTGCACCAGTATCAAACAGTGCCATAACTTCTTTCCCTTCAATTTCGATTTTCTTTACAATTCTACTCATCCCTGTTTCCTTTGAAAATCGGGGTTCGGGGATTCGTAACTGTTCAGCGTAGAGACGTCGGTAAATTACCATCTGAACAGTTACGGATTTTTTAAATTTGCAATCCTTAATCCGCAATTCTTACTTTAAGGGAATAGCAGGTAATCTTTTCAATGTTTTGTTCACTGGATCAACCATTATTCCAACTGATTCAAGTGCGGTTACCCCTAAAATTGGCTCTGCACCAGATTCACCAAATATAACCCGCCCTGCTGTGATTTCTCCCATAAATTCAATCTGAACTAAACCAAACGGATATTCTTTTACGGTTCCATCTGCTAATTCATAAGACATTTTACCTTTTTTTTCAACACCAATTTTTTCTAATTCATCCGCTGGAGCCATAGAATCGGTTGCACCTGTATCGACGAGGAAGACATTTTCATAATTTTCTCCTGGAACTTGTAAACTAACAAGTTTTGTAGTAACTTTTGTCAAACCCATCCGATTCTCCTGAAAATAGTCTTTGGAGTGCGAAAGCTTGCTTTCGCTTTTCCTCCTGCGAAAGCGGTAGCAAGCTACCGCACTCCATATATTTTCATCGTCCTTTGTGTTCCGCAGGGACATGCGGGTTTCTCCTGAAAATAGGAAGTAGAGAGTAGAGAGTAGAAAGTAAAGAAAACATCACGCTTCACACCTATCTCCTTACCTCCCACCTTCTATCTCCTACCTACTATTTTCATCCTCATTTGTGAGCCAACGGCTCATGCCCGTTCTCCTGAAAATAGCGAATTAGTGAATTAGAGATTAGTGAATTATACTTTAGAGAGGTATATTTTGTGATTTCCTGTTACTATCAACTCAGGTTATCGGTTATCAGGTTATCGGTAAAGAGCAAGCAGTAGCCTGCTATCTCAAATTACTGATTACTTTAAATAATCACAATTTATACCCCACTGGAGTATAGTATAGTATCTCCAGACTCGTATCCTGCGTCCGTGCTTATCTTTTTAAACTATAAAACCATCGAATCATAAAACTCTATTTTCTCCTGAAAAATGTTCGTAACTTATTGTAATTGCTTGAGTTACAAAACTACATTCCCCTGAAAATAGTTTTTTTTCACGCAAAGGTAAATTTTTCCCTTATTTTCCTTTGCGTTCTTTGCGTGCTTGGTGTGAAACTACCAGCTGCCCGCTGTTTTTTGCCTTTGGTCTTCGGTCTTTAGGTCTATAGTCTTTGGTCCTGGTTATTTTTTCCCCTCAATCGCCTTTAATACATTAACCAATGACCTTATTGGCGCACTTAAGACATTAACTACACCGACTAACGGTGCTTTCATTCCCCCTACTACCTGGGCAATTAATACTTCTTTAGGTGGTAACTTGGATACCTGGGTTAGTTCATCAGCCTTTAGAACCTTACCCTGAATAATCCCTGCTTTAAGTTCAAGTTTTTTATATTCTTTGGAGAAATCTATTAAGAATTTAACAGGAGCCACCGGGTCATTTAGACTAAAAGCAATGGCCGTAGGTCCCTGTAGGTATTCACTTAAGGCATCGAGGTTACTTTCTTTAACCGCTCTAAAGATGATGTTGTTTTTTATGATTTTATATTCTATGCCTGCGCTTCTGAATTTGCGTCTTAAATCTGTAATTTCTTTAACGGTTAGACCTCGATAATCTGTTAAAATAGCCGAAGATGTGTTAGATAATTTCTCTTTTAATTCGCTAACCTGTTTTTCTTTTTTAATAATTGCTGGTCGCATTTTATTTACCCCTTTTCAAAGAATTATAATCTTCATTAGTAACTATTCACCGCAGAGACGCGGAGACACAGAGAAAAAATTAAAATCTATTGGCTATACGCTTAATTCCATCTCTTAGAACAGAAACATTAAAATTGATCAATAAACCTATCCTTTTATTCATCATTTTTAGATAGATTAAAAGTTGAGCTTCGTGAATCGGAAGTAGTTGCTCGACTGCTTTTAATTCTACGATAACTTTTTCTTCGACTAAAAGATCTATCCGGTATCCACAATCTAATTTAAATCCTTTTTTCTCTGTTCCTCTGCGTCTCTGCGGTGAATAGTTACCTTCATTATAGAAAATATATCATCTTTAGCCTTCTTCAAGCAATCTCTTTGTTACCTTTGTGTCAAGTTTTATGCCGGGTCCCATTGTTGTAGATAAAGCGATACCTTTAACATATTGCCCTTTAACCGTGGCTGGTTTCACCTTAAGGATAGCTAAGACAAAATCTTTAAAATTATCATAAAGCATTTCCTTTGAAAATGAGACTTTGCCGATAGCCGAGTGGACTATCCCAAACGAATCACATCTAAATTCAATCTTACCTTTTTTAATCTCCTTAATTGTTTTTTCGACATCAAAGGTGACGGTGCCTGCTTTTGGATTAGGCATAAGTCCTCGTGGTCCAAGGATTTTACCGAGTTGTCCGACATCACGCATCATATCTGGGGTAGCGATAGCGACATCAAAATCTAAAAACCCTTTTTTTATACGGTCAATTAAGTCTTCGGCACCAACTATCTCCACACCATTTTCTTCTGCCTCTTTTACCTTTTCTCCTTTAGCAAAAACCGCTATTCGTTGAGATTTACCTGTGCCATGCCTTAGAATTACCGTAGAACGCACCTGTTGGTCAGCGTGTTTTGGGTTAACGCCTAACCTTATCGCTATCTCTATTGATTCATCAAATTTAGCACACGAGGTTTGTTTAAGCAGGTCAAGTGCTTCATCAATATCATATAATTTTTCTTTATCAACCAGTTTACTTTTTTCTAAAAATTTTTTACCGCAACGAGCCATTTTACTTTATCCCCCTTCTATCTCAATTCCCATACTTTTAGCCGTGCCCATAATCTGTCGTGCCGCCTGGTCAATGTCATAAGCGTTTAAATCTTTAAGTTTCATCTTTGCAATCTCTTTTACTTTTTCGATATTAAGTTTTGCTACCTTTTGTTTATTAGGCACTCCAGAGCCCTTTTCTATCCCCGCGGCTTTAGCTAAAAGGACAGCCGCAGGTGGTGTTTTTAAAACAAAGGAAAATGTTCTATCCTCGTGCACGGAGATGACTACCGGGATAATTAGACCTTCCTGATTGGATGTTTGTGCATTAAACTCCTTACAAAACTCCATAATATTTACCCCTGCCTGTCCTAATGCAGGACCTACGGGTGGAGCGGGATTAGCCCTTCCACCCGGTATCTGTAATTTAATCTCCTTAACAACCTTTTTCTTTTTTGCCATAATATTCTCCCAATAAGTAAAGAGTGATAAGTATTTAGTTTCTAATTACTCTTCACTATCTACTGTCTCCTTTTTAGTAACCGTTCAGCCACAGAGGCACAGAGTTCACAGAGAATTAAGGAAATTAGCCACAAATGGACACAAATTACCCTCTGACATCCCATAAATGTAGTGCGAACCTTTAGGTTTGCCTTCCGGTTTGCCAGAAGCGAGGCTAAAGCCGCGCACTACAAATCTTTTTATTATTCGTGTTCATTCGTGGTTATATATTCCCTCTGTGTTCTCTGTGACTCTGTGGCTATATCTCTGAACGGTTACCCTTTTTACAATTTCTCCACTTGATGAAATTCTACTTCGACCGGTGTTATTCTACCGAGGATATTCATCATCACTCTTAATTTTCCTTGTTTTTGGTCTATCTCTCCAACCGTTCCAATAAAGTTAGTAAAAGGTCCTTGAATAACCCGGATGGGTTCGTCCTTTTCAAATTTTAAAGAAGGTTTTAATCTCGAAACTCCTGGTATTGCTCCATGAATAATCTCTTTAACCTCTACTTCACTCAATGGAATTGGTTTGTTCTTATCGCCAACAAATCCAAATACTCCAGGTGTGTGTCTGACAATATGCCATGTGTCATCAGCCATTTCCATTTCTATCAATACATACCCCGGGAAAAATTTCCTTGGGACTTTTCTTTTCTTGCCACCGCGTATTTCAGTAACTTCTTCAGTAGGAATAACAATTTGAGCGATTTTATCTCCCAGTCCCATTGATTGAAGTCGTTGCTCTAAATTTGTCTTTACTTTATTTTCATATCCAGAATAAGTATGAATAACATACCAATTTTTACTCATTCTACCTCCGACCAATAAGCTGGTTAACCACGACAATAAAAATAACATCAGCAAGATAAATATATAAAGTGATAATCAGGACGCAGATAATAACTACCGCCGTAGAACCAATAATTGTTTTACGGTCAGGCCAGGAAACCTTACCTTGTTTTGGATTAACTTCGGTCCAGACCTCATTCAGGAATTTTTTTGCTTTAAAAATTAGTTCTTTTATTTTCTCTTTCACAAATCTCTCTCCCATCAAAAGATAGAAATCACCAGTCACATTTTAAAGGTATCCTCTTAATATCTGTTTTCTGACTTTTGTCTTCTGGCAGGCCCGACAGGACTCGAACCTGTAATCCTCGGTTTTGGAGACCGATGCTCTAACCAAATTGAGCCACGGGCCTGTTGTCCAACTACTTCGTTTCGTAACCGTTCAGGGTGTAACGAAGGGGAAATGGAGAAATTAGGGAAAAGGGGAAAAAGTATTCTTATTTTAGTAAGAAAATCATCTGTTTTAGAATGTCATTGATAACTGATGAAACCTTCTGCTCCCTAATTCCCCTACCCCTCTCCTTTCTCCCCATTTCCCCTTTTCTCCTTATTTACACCTGAACGCTTACTTCGTTTCCTTATGTAGTGTATGAGTTCTACAAGTTCGACAGTATTTTTTCAACTCAAGTTTTTCTGTATGTTTTTTCTTATTTTTGGTTGTAGAATAATTCCGATTTTTACACTCTGAACATGCCAGAATAATTATCTCTCGTGGCATTTTTTAAAATCTCCTTTTACCAAAATTAAACACAAGAATTTTAATTATACTATATTATCTAAATTTTTGTCAAGAAAATTTTTAAAAAAGATTTTTTTGCCAGAAATTAAGTAGAGTGGAAATGTAGTTTTAAGATATGATGTAATTTATTTCCTTCTTGTTGCCTCTCGTAATTTCTCTTTAATGGGTTTTTGTGGCGTAGGGAAGTAGACATCACTTAAGACATAATTTGGGTCTAATTCTTGAATTAACTTCCACTGAGCAATTGCCTCATTAAAATCAGCCTTTTTGTAATACACATCCGCTAAGTTATCATGGAAGAATGCTACCACTGGCTCAAGGTCAATTGCCTTTCTATATGCCTCAATCGCCTCATCCAATCGACCCAGGTAATAATAAGCAAGCCCTAAATTATTGTAGGCATTAGAAGCATTTGGTTCTAATGCAGTTACCTCTTGATATTTGACAATTGACCGTTCCAATAAGTCTAAACTATCTGTATCTCTCTTAACCGTGAGGCAATAAAATGCCCGATTAAGTAAGGTATTCCCAAACATAAAATAAACATACGGAGTAGCCAATCCAAATTCTATGGTTTGTTGATAATCTACCACCGAGCGCCAATTATAATCATTTGGGTCTCGATAATCTCCTGCGGCAAAAAAGGCATTCCCTCGCCAATAATAGAAAAGTGGATTATTGGTTTGGAGTCGAATCGCATTATCAAATTCACTTACCGCTAAAGAGATTTCCTCTTTTTCCAGATAAGCCTGACCTAAATAAAACGAAACATAAGGTTCACTTCCATTTAATCTCTTTGCCTTACTTAAATGTGTAATCGCCTTATCTACATTTTTTAGTTTGATATAAACCTGTCCTACTTTAAAATTGGCATCAAAATTTTTGTCATCTAACTCACCTGCTTTTAAATAGGCTTTCTCTGCCTCTGTCCAATTTTCTCCTTCAAAATAAATATCACCTAAAAGTAGATGAGACTGTAAATATTCAGGCTTAATCCCGATTGCCAGCCTGAGTTCATCAATCGCTTTAGAAGAATTCTTTTGCTTATAATAACTCTTCGCTAAAAAGAAATGATACTCCGGATTTGACGGGTCTAATTCAATTGCCTTACTAAATTCCTTCTCCGCTCCTTCAAAATTACTCTTAAAATACAACTGATAGCCTGTGTCAAATCTCTTTTTTGCCTTTTCTTTTGTCTCTGCCAGCGTCTGGGCTGAACTTATTATTGGTGCGACCAAAATAAAAATCATAACCCATAAAAAGAGAAACTTTATTCCTCTCATTATCTTTCCCTCCTCATTCATATTAAAATTTTAGTAATTATTTACCCCGGTGAAGTAAAACAGTAAGTTCACGAAGCACTGGAACTTATTTTTTACCTTGCTTCCTGAACCTAACAACCATTGCCTGTTGTTTTACTTCAGATAGGTAAATAATTACACATTATTATAATTAGCTTTTTTGAAGATAATTATAATTAGAATATATTTTACACTTTTTCTTTAATTTTGTCAACATTTTTTTTAATTAAAATTAAAAAAATCAAATTGCGGGATAAATAGACTGGGATTTTTTGTTGACATAGGATAAAATTTGTGATAGAATATCTTCAGAATGGCTAAAAATGGATACACAATCTAAAAACAGTCAAAAAGCAAATTCCTG
Coding sequences:
- a CDS encoding clan AA aspartic protease — translated: MGLTKVTTKLVSLQVPGENYENVFLVDTGATDSMAPADELEKIGVEKKGKMSYELADGTVKEYPFGLVQIEFMGEITAGRVIFGESGAEPILGVTALESVGIMVDPVNKTLKRLPAIPLK
- the rplJ gene encoding 50S ribosomal protein L10, which encodes MRPAIIKKEKQVSELKEKLSNTSSAILTDYRGLTVKEITDLRRKFRSAGIEYKIIKNNIIFRAVKESNLDALSEYLQGPTAIAFSLNDPVAPVKFLIDFSKEYKKLELKAGIIQGKVLKADELTQVSKLPPKEVLIAQVVGGMKAPLVGVVNVLSAPIRSLVNVLKAIEGKK
- the rpmG gene encoding 50S ribosomal protein L33, translated to MPREIIILACSECKNRNYSTTKNKKKHTEKLELKKYCRTCRTHTLHKETK
- the secE gene encoding preprotein translocase subunit SecE, giving the protein MKEKIKELIFKAKKFLNEVWTEVNPKQGKVSWPDRKTIIGSTAVVIICVLIITLYIYLADVIFIVVVNQLIGRR
- the rplK gene encoding 50S ribosomal protein L11, which produces MAKKKKVVKEIKLQIPGGRANPAPPVGPALGQAGVNIMEFCKEFNAQTSNQEGLIIPVVISVHEDRTFSFVLKTPPAAVLLAKAAGIEKGSGVPNKQKVAKLNIEKVKEIAKMKLKDLNAYDIDQAARQIMGTAKSMGIEIEGG
- the rplL gene encoding 50S ribosomal protein L7/L12; translated protein: MATAIKSKEEIIDAISNMTVLELSELVKELENKFGVSAAIPMAMGPTVTQAIPEAEKEEKTEFDVVLASFGENKIQVIKEIRTITSLGLKEAKELVEGAPQPVKKGIPKEEAEEIKKKLEAAGAKVEIK
- a CDS encoding tetratricopeptide repeat protein is translated as MRGIKFLFLWVMIFILVAPIISSAQTLAETKEKAKKRFDTGYQLYFKSNFEGAEKEFSKAIELDPSNPEYHFFLAKSYYKQKNSSKAIDELRLAIGIKPEYLQSHLLLGDIYFEGENWTEAEKAYLKAGELDDKNFDANFKVGQVYIKLKNVDKAITHLSKAKRLNGSEPYVSFYLGQAYLEKEEISLAVSEFDNAIRLQTNNPLFYYWRGNAFFAAGDYRDPNDYNWRSVVDYQQTIEFGLATPYVYFMFGNTLLNRAFYCLTVKRDTDSLDLLERSIVKYQEVTALEPNASNAYNNLGLAYYYLGRLDEAIEAYRKAIDLEPVVAFFHDNLADVYYKKADFNEAIAQWKLIQELDPNYVLSDVYFPTPQKPIKEKLREATRRK
- the nusG gene encoding transcription termination/antitermination protein NusG — encoded protein: MSKNWYVIHTYSGYENKVKTNLEQRLQSMGLGDKIAQIVIPTEEVTEIRGGKKRKVPRKFFPGYVLIEMEMADDTWHIVRHTPGVFGFVGDKNKPIPLSEVEVKEIIHGAIPGVSRLKPSLKFEKDEPIRVIQGPFTNFIGTVGEIDQKQGKLRVMMNILGRITPVEVEFHQVEKL
- the rplA gene encoding 50S ribosomal protein L1, with protein sequence MARCGKKFLEKSKLVDKEKLYDIDEALDLLKQTSCAKFDESIEIAIRLGVNPKHADQQVRSTVILRHGTGKSQRIAVFAKGEKVKEAEENGVEIVGAEDLIDRIKKGFLDFDVAIATPDMMRDVGQLGKILGPRGLMPNPKAGTVTFDVEKTIKEIKKGKIEFRCDSFGIVHSAIGKVSFSKEMLYDNFKDFVLAILKVKPATVKGQYVKGIALSTTMGPGIKLDTKVTKRLLEEG